Genomic segment of Hoplias malabaricus isolate fHopMal1 chromosome 14, fHopMal1.hap1, whole genome shotgun sequence:
AGAATAATCTGTATTGCCTTTCTGctcactttttcttttcctctctctctgtagaaaTTGCCAACAAAgtccttctctctctatttacGGTTGAAATGTTGCTAAAGATGTACAGTCTGGGGCTGAGAGTCTACTTTGTTGCTTTCTTCAACCGCTTTGACTGTTTCGTGGTGTGTGGAGGCATTCTGGAGACAGTGTTGGTGGAGATGGAGATCATGCCACCTCTTGGCATTTCAGTGCTGCGCTGTGTTCGGCTACTTAGGATTTTTAAAGTCACACGGTACATATTCTCCAAATAATTCTATACATACATATTCAATATGGAGCTGTGTGCAAATCTTACAATAAACTCTGAACTTGAATTGGGTCGTTTTTATCTTTATGTTATTGAtctattattacattttttttaattggtgcATTGTGTCATTTTCTTTCCATTGGCCCTTTTTGCATTCATAGCCATTGGACAGCTTTGTCCAATCTGGTGGCATCTCTGTTGAACTCCATGAAATCCATCGCATCTTTGTTGCTGCTGCTTTTCCTCTTTCTTATCATCTTTGCACTGCTGGGTATGCAGCTCTTTGGTGGCAAATTCAACTTTGATGAGACGCACACCAAGAGGAGCACTTTTGATTCTTTCCCTCAAGCACTACTTACCTGTTTCCAGGTCAGGAAAAGTCATGAGCATGTGAATGGTCATGTGTTTCTTCAAGAGTTCATGGGACtatatactgtttttttttttttaattcccccCCATATTTCAATAGTCATAAATAGCAATCAAATGcattattttatgattttaagACTTTAATAGTTTTGCTAATATAGTTTGTTATTTGTAAGTAACCCAgagcaaaactaaacaaaaattaaataaataaaactgactgTAGTAAGCTAATTTGCAAATTTTGCTCAGATCTTAACAGGTGAGGATTGGAACATGGTGATGTATGATGGGATCATGGCATATGGAGGCCCAGTTTTCCCTGGTATGATCGTATGCCTGTATTTTGTGATCCTCTTCATATGTGGTAACTGTATCCTTTCATACACAAGCACAACGCACGTAGTCATATTGTGTTTTAgcatataataattttaaacatgGTATTGTTTGTATTTCAGTCAAAGAACACAGATCCAccacaagtgtgtgagtgtgtgttgccctgcaatggactggcacACTGTCCAGGGTTGGTTCCTGTGCCCAAATGCCCAGtgaatccgggtaggctccggacccatcccAACCCTGACatgcataagcggttacagacaatgaatgaatgaatatctccTTACAGTGTCACCTCACAAGGGATTGGATATAAtaggcagcaagtgaacagACAGTTCTTAAAGATTCTGTGAATCTTAGGAAAGGGCCTAATTATGAGAGCTAGAAACTTGTTTCAAAGCATCTTCAAAAAAGCATTTCTTGTAAGGTGTTCCCTGTCTAGTCGTTAGGTAAGTAGTTAATACCTGTCTACCCAATATATTGAAGCCAGATGCCTAAACGCCTTCTGAAGTTTTTTGGAGGCCATGCCACAACAGGTCGATGCTGTTCTAGAGAGAGTTGAGGAACCAACAAATTAGACAGGTCGTTTTGGCTGAGTTGTGTATGTgggaatataaaataattattattcagtgGTATGTATGTTGGTAAAGTTAATTTTTTCACTTCTTTGGTCTATAGAGAAAGCTATGTTTGCAtgtatctctgtgtctgtttttgtgttgGGACTTAGCAAAATTCCTTCAGACATCCTCCTAAATGTCTTCTTGGCTATTGCTGTGGACAATTTAGCTGGAGGAGACGGAGACAACAAAAAGAAAGAGTAAGGATACTGATAATTTGGTCTGCCACCCCAGTGTTGCATGAAGCAGTGCTTTGTCATAGagatttttatttcttatttgattattattgatttttttattcagttaacCATGCATGTTCCTGTGAATTAAAAAAGTATGCAATGGACTTGAACAGATAACATTTAAATGCAGTGTGCTATTATAGATGTTCCTATAATCTGTTTGCAAAAAACTAGGTAAATACAACACAATGCATTAAGAACATTGCATTGTGAGTAATGGTCTCTTGCAACTAGTGCATACCTCTGCATTTACATTATTGTATACAGAcaaaagaaagaaggagaggagggtcagggagaaggagagaatgAAGAAGCAAAGGTAAGATTGGAACAATTGTCTGGATTGGTTCAGATCTCAGTAGTGCATGAGAATGAATGAGGTGCATTTTTGAGGTTTCCTCTTATGTTCTTGGGTGGACAGGTGGACATGGATGAgtatgaagaagaagaagaagaggaagaggaagaagaagagcatgatgatggagatgacgAAGGCAAAAAAATTGCTTTTGAAATGTAGTTTCATATTTAGCCCAGTGGTATCTGGAAGGTTTTGcaactcactctttctctctctctctctctctctctctctctctctctctctataaaaGCAGGAGGGACTCAGTTAAATGTAGCTGATTTTGCTCCACCTAAAGAAAAAGTTCTGCCCATTCCAGAAGGGAGTGCTTTCTTTTGTCTTAGCAAGACCAACCCGTAAGTTAGTGTGACACATATTCATGTACAAATTGCATATGTATACATATCTATAAATGCAAGGGTTGGACATCCCTGGTCAAACTGTATATTTTGTTGATAAATACTTTCTCTTAAATACTTAAAGGCTAAAGGCTATGAATAAACAAGTTCCCTGTAGTAAGTCTGTTAAAAGATCTCTTTTCAATCTACCTATCTCCCCCCATTTTTCTTTATGCAGAATAAGAGTTGGCTGTCATGCCCTGATCCATCACCACATCTTCACTAACCTGATCCTGCTCTTCATCATTCTCAGTAGTATATCATTAGCTGCTGAGGACCCAATCAGAGCACACTCCTCCAGGAACAATGTGAGTCAGTCAGATGTGAATGCACACACATAGCCTGTATCTCGCTCACACAGAATCAGAGCATATGAACTATGAGATATGTAATTTCACATACTATGCTATGCAATATATTTTTCCCAAAATATCCTTTTTTAGGTCATTCACTCAGTGAACATATATTGAACTCAAAGCAGTCTCTTAATCATATGGCTCAAAGAAATAAGGGCAGGTTTGGAGAGTTACTGCTGTACTTACAAAAAGGAAAACgtgcaaagaaaaaacaattaaatattacacaaaaacacactgtgtgCAATATATTGAAAGGTAACACGTCTGTTTACTTTAGTTTTCTCTTAGTACTGTTTTTCATGCAAGGATaactttttcatttcttttaaattGATGAAGTGTTATTAATAACATTCTAATGAAGTATTCTAAATTCAGAGACAGAGGAAATTAACAATGTCCATTTTTGTATATATAGcaggctaaacacacacacacacactcacacacacacacacacacacacacacacacacacacacacacacacacaaacacactcatgcTGCAGCTGTAGGAATTGGCATGTTAGATGTAACTATTTATGCCAAGTGAGGAAGTGCCATACTGCACCATACAATCAGTCACCTCCAAGCATTTTCAGACAGAGAGGGTTGCCACGGTTTATTTATAGATGTCTTATCAAGTCTGCATATATATGTCTTTAAACCTCATATTTCTTTCCTTCTGACACTCTTTCAACCTCTCTCACTTTTTACAGTTTCTTGGCTATGCTGATTATGCCTTCACttccatttttacagtggaAATTCTTCTCAAGGTACATTCTTTCAAGTGATTATAATATGTAGATATTTGACCCCCACTTTCTGTTTCTTAACCTGCTTTCTCTACCCATAGATGACTGTCCATGGGGCATTCTTGCATAAGGGATCTTTCTGTAGGAACTGGTTTAATCTGTTGGACTTACTGGTTGTCAGTGTTTCTTTGGTTTCATTCTTCCTTCAGTGAGTCAAAATTACATTTCTCATATCATAGCATTTTGATATTTACAGCTCAACAATAAATGCGTTGATATTTGTAATttaatgaccacctccttgtttctacatttactGTCTagtctctcagcttcactgaccatacaggagcactttgctgTTCTACAATTTTAcgctgtagtccatttgttgcatAAATTGttagccctctttcaccctgttcatcaGTATTCAGgaccacccccccccacctGCTCCCCTCAGCGAGAGCAGGTgatgttggagtttttaaatgccGTGCCAACTCACTCTCCACTCCATTAGACCCACCTATCTTTTGTTGTCCACCTTATAGGTGTAAAGaatgtagctcatctgttgctgcagtttctGATGGTCATTCTCTGGTTATCTTTTCAGATATATGGCACTCAGTAGTTTTTCTTATAGTGGAAGAATGACAGACTGAAATATTTGTGGATTTTTCAGATCTTTCAGATCTTGTATGATACAGTATTTTTTAATGCTGGATTAAAGAAAAGCTAGAGGGTACTGGAGTGCCCTCTGGTGGACAAATAGATGCTGTGTTTACCTTCCTGTGATACACTTAAAAGTCATCTTTGTGATACCCTGATATATTACTGTGGAGGGTTTGTGCTTGCTATGCtaaatgaattatgctcatgaTAATAGATTGCATAGAAGTATGTCTGTAATGATAGGATGTGCAGTATTAcgaataatattattaatacagGTTATACtgctaaatatttttgttgtcaTCATTTATACTTGCTTTTAATTACATGTACAAATCTGCAGATATGCCACTCTGGGAGCAGATTCTGTATCAGAAATATTTACATCTAACCCAGAGCATTAGAACacctttcttttgtttgtttgtttggtttcaaatccctccatctctctacCACCCTTTCAGTTCGAGTGCAATCTCTGTTGTCAAGATCCTGAGAGTACTGCGAGTGCTCAGGCCTCTTCGAGCCATCAACAGAGCCAAGGGACTCAAGGTAGCACTTTGTCTATAAATATGCATGTGCATATGTGTTATTGCCATGTTGCTCTCTCTGATAATGGCATCTCTGCATGTTTCTCCAGCACGtggtacagtgtgtgtttgtggctaTCAGGACCATTGGGAATATCATGATTGTCACTGCTCTGCTTCAATTCATGTTTGCCTGCATTGGTGTCCAGCTCTTTAAGGTACCTTAAGCTTACTGCTCCCACTCTATATATTCTCCTACCTTCTACAGAATTCTCCTGCAGCAATTTCTTGATGTTAATATTCTATGGTCTGTTAGGCTACtcgaaagaaatataaaaaacactttcaacCCTCACTCAAAAACGTTCATGCCTTTAACAGTGAAAACAGCATCaagctttatttatatagtgacACAGCAGTGCCCAAGAGTACTGAGTCTGCATGCTGATAGATTTTAATATGCCCAGTGTAGCCCTGCATGAGCCCCAAAAACAGACTTAAGGCGTTTAAGGAGATAAGCATTAAAGGTATGGCAacactatataatatttataatttgataCCTAGGGATGGGCAGGGTAAAATAGAACaggtagttccacattaaaaatattaccaATACATTTAGTGCAGTGATTTTTATTCCGTGTTTGACATGACTTTTTACAGAAATTTCTCGCtctctttttaataaataacatattGTTGATTAGAATTAGTATCGCTATCACTTTTCCAAGTAATACTGGTGTGACTGATTTGTACATCATACATACATGATGTATGATGTCTTCCACATCAGAGACTATTTGCAAATTTTCAAGACAGTAAGATATTAATTAGTGCAAGTAAAAATGCTACAGGTGaatgcagaaataaaataagaaaagagtttaatataaatatatggactagtataaatgtgtgtatgcTCATGAAAGCACATTGTGATATGATGTATCATCCTTATGATAAATATAGTTAAATGGCTTTTCTTAGACAtcaccaccacctccaacaaaaatatgtttaaagcaCAATACTGCAGACTTCATAAATTGGAAATATTATGTTTGCTTTTTCAGGGTAAATTTTATCGCTGCACAGATGAGGCCAAACACACCCCAGAACAGTGCAAGTAAGAAGTACAAATTTAGCCTGTTTATTTCTTATCTTATTATgtagtatttatatatttttgtcttagactttgcatttgtgtatttgtgatgCAGAGGCACATTTGTGGTGTATAAAGATGGTGATGTGAGTCACCCCATGGTGCGACAGCGTCTCTGGCTCAACAGCGATTTTAACTTTGACAATGTGCTGATGGGTATGATGGCATTGTTCACCGTGTCCACATTTGAGGGCTGGCCCGCGTAAGTTGCCTCCCCAGTTTAGTCTGATATAGGTCAATGGTCAAATTTGGCTCTGAACATAGTGTGCTTCCTTCCCTTGgtaatacatgtttttttgtttgtttgtttctaagGCTTCTGTATAAAGCCATTGATGCAAACGGGGAGAACCGTGGCCCTGTATATAACTATCGTGTGGAGATCTCCATCTTCTTCATTGtctacatcatcatcattgccTTCTTTATGATGAACATCTTTGTGGGTTTTGTCATCATCACTTTCCGTGAGCAAGGGGAATCTGAATTCAAGAACTGTGAGCTTGACAAGAACCAGGTCAGAAAAGGAATGTTTGAAGAACCTCTGGCAATGTTTTCCCTTTCACAGTATTCTTTTGATACACCTTGATGTTCTTCAAAGGCTGattctgtgggtttttttctaCAGAGAAAATGTGTAGAATATGCTCTGAAAGCACAGCCATTGAAGCTGTATATCCCCAAGAACCCAGTGCAATATAAGTTCTGGTCAATGATTAACTCTACGGGGTTTGAGTACATTATGTTTGTGCTGATACTCCTCAATACAGTCACTTTGGCAGTACAGGTAAACTTTCTAAAatatttactatatatatatatatatacaaacattatacatgttacaaTGATTTCTCTACCTGGTCTTGTCTCCTCAGCATTACGAACAGTCAAAACTCTTCAGTTACATCATGGACATCCTCAACATGGTCTTCACTGGTCTCTTCACTGTAGAAATGATTGTCAAACTACTTGCACTCAGACTCAGGGttaatttcatgttttatatcagatttttttattatgccTGTATCTTTATCCATGTATGAAATGTCtatatttttcattctttctgcTCTGTAATTCCCTATTTGACACTAGAATGTTTTTGCTCACAGCATTACTTTGTTGATGCCTGGAACTCCTTTGATGCCCTGATTGTAGTGGGTAGTGTGGTGGACATTGTAGTTACAGAGTTTAGTGTGAGTATCCCAATACTCAATGGTGGCCCAGTAAATACCATGTGCACAATACTTTCTAAAATGATACAGTTGTATGATGTTTCCATCAGTTCatcatatttgtttgtttacttcatATTTTGAGTAAGAGATTAGCATTAACTCagtttttatatttacttttatgGCTGCTCAtcatatttatcattttttaagGAGGGAGACAATTAAATACCCTTCATGGCAGTAGGGTTTCTGTAGAACATTTGTCCCTGCCTCTCCAACTTTTAACTTTGAAGTTTTTTCACCAGAGCTCCGAGGACAGTTCTCGAGTGTCAATCACGTTCTTCCGTCTGTTTCGTGTGATGCGATTGGTTAAGCTGCTTAGCAAAGGAGAAGGCATACGCACATTGCTTTGGACTTTTGTAAAATCCCTTCAGGTCAGAGGTTGTCATATACACTCTCAATTTCTCTCTTTATGCTAGCACACATGATttgaaaaaccttttttttttctcttgtccCCAAGGCCCTTCCTTATGTAGCGCTGCTTATTGCTATGATCTTCTTCATTTATGCTGTGATTGGCATGCAGGTGAGTAGGGGATTACGAATTTAGATTGgtctgaataaacaaagtaacatttaataaacatagtcatcaatatatattttaaagatctGAATAATGTTTATCTGTTTGGCTTTCTCTATCACAGACATTTGGGAAAATTGCCATGCAGGACTACACACCAATCAACCGGAATAACAATTTCCAGACCTTCCCCCAAGCAGTGCTGCTGCTCTTCAGGTGAGAGAGAACACAATGAAGCACAGGCAGACTGTTGCAGGTCATAACTGGAATTTCTGGGTTGTGTTTTATACAGTACAACCGAGGTCAGCTTATATAGAATGACATTCATGTTGCAGTGGTCTTGAAAATGCTTCTTACTCTCATCATACTTGtttgtgtctgtaggtgtgccACAGGTGAAGCATGGCAAGAAATCATGTTGGCTAGTCTGCCAGGAAAGCGCTGTGACCCTGAGTCAGACTATGAGCCCGGCGAGGAATATACCTGTGGCAGCAACTTTGCCATTGTCTATTTCATCAGTTTCTTCATGCTTTGTGCTTTTCTGGTAAACTCATCTAACCCTTTTCACTTTCATGTGCATTTCACACCAATATAATGACTTTATTATATATACCTACTTAATGAGGAACATTCTGAAGCTTTATTTTTTGCATCACTTGTTAACCACATTTTTCCCAGTATTGTATTCAGCACAGTGCTGGACCCATACATGACCACTGCCCACCGGTTATTATATGGATGTTGAATGATTCTTAGGGCTTAGTAGTGACACAAAAACATGacatgtaagtgtgtgtccTGCCCAAAGTGCAATACCAGCGATGTTGctaatttttaaacataatttagTTATAAAGGTTTATGAGGACCATAACTAGTGATAAACTGGGAAAAGCCTGCTATTAAAGCAAAgtctttttacattaaaattacagtttcaaaatgattgtaatgactcactgatctgtaatagtgagaatagagtctctgtcattgctacacgGGGTTCAGCATTCACTGTAGGACCTATACTATGCAGTTTttggtggagggtaggaaaccacctctctcctcctcccacTTGTTTTCTGGACAATGCTATAATAGTGAATTATGTGCAAACTACAGGAGGAGCCCAGgtgcaaacattttaaattatgtagATAAATAGATTGAGAACACTTTGTGATTGCCTATGACTTGCACCTGTTTGATAAGGGAACCTAATAAGTAGCCTGTAAGTGTATAAGAGAGTAAATAGTAAGAGTGCAACTGAATTTGTAATTGATGTTggttagttatttttttaacaaatctaCTTACTATGAATGCCTTTCCTTGTTAACAGATTATCAACCTCTTTGTTGCTGTCATCATGGACAATTTTGACTATTTGACTCGGGATTGGTCAATTCTTGGACCACATCATCTTGATGAGTTCAAAAGGATCTGGTCCGAATATGATCCTGAGGCCAAGTACGAGGAACTTCACAGTCTTCATTTGTAATAATACTGTTTTCTTTCTGCCCTTCTGTATCTTTTTTATaactgttttggtttgttttaatGGAGGGGTCACATAAAACATTTAGATGTGGTGGCTCTGCTCAGGAGGATCCAGCCTCCCCTGGGTTTTGGCAAGCTCTGTCCCCACCGTGTGGCCTGCAAGGTACTGTACATCTATATACACCACACATGAACGCATGTTAAAATACAACATAGTGaacattttttcctttttagaACTTATAACACTTATAAAGACAAGTGTGATTTCTGTACAAAAAATTTGAGATTATACTTCCGAAAACTTAGATGTTAATTGCTATTGTTTATTCTTAGGATCCCACCAGTTTATTATGAATTTACCTTATTAATCAGTACAACCTTGTTCCAAATTTTAGTCATCCAGTTTGGCTGTCCTGCTGCAAACTTTCTAATATATTTTCTAGAATCTCTTTAGAACTCTCCCTTAGTGAGATTCATGTCAGAAATATTTTGCAGTGCACCTGAGATGTATTTTCAGCAACAAATTTTGGGCCACTTTTTGGAAGGATGCAGGTATATAACTTGTTGGGTTTAAGAATGGAACGTTGGAAAGGTTAAAGTGCAAACATTTACAATATTTGGATGGTCTCTGACACATATGCTCTAGGTTTGGCCTGAGATGTAGAATATTGTTCCTCAGAACTATAGTACTCagtaacacacaaacagagtgacttactgactctctctctctctctctctctctctctctctctctctcgctttctctctggCAGAGACTAGTTGCTATGAACATGCCTCTAAACACAGATGGCACAGTGACCTTCAATGCCACTCTTTTTGCCCTTGTCAGAACTGCCCTGAAGATTAAAACTGAAGGTTAGTATTATGGGTCTGAATGTATACATGCACACAGCAGCATCCATGACTCACACACTAGCAATATATGAATCACACAAGTTTTGCTTTGCAAATTATGTTTGACTTTGATATATGTGTGTTACAAAGAGTTTTCACAGTTGTAATCATAAGAATGTCCCCTTTATTAAATCGACAACATGGAAGTGCTGGACTAAGCTTTCTCAAAGAGTTTCTTAGCTGG
This window contains:
- the cacna1fb gene encoding calcium channel, voltage-dependent, L type, alpha 1F subunit, encoding MHPSSYIRNGWNLLDFVIVIVGLFSVVLETATHKPGETHHVPGKPGGLDVKALRAFRVLRPLRLVSGVPSLQIVLNSIMKAMVPLLHISLLVLFVIIIYAIIGLELFIGRMHRTCYYTGTDDYADDEPVPCAFAGHGRQCIINGSECRGRWDGPNGGITNFDNFFFAMLTVFQCITMEGWTDVLYWMNDAIGFELPWVYFVSLVIFGSFFVLNLVLGVLSGEFSKEREKAKARGDFQKLREKQQLEEDLCGYMDWITQAEDIEEFDEDGNRRECVTLRDLADKKRGKFGWFSHSNETHASLPASETASENTENIEEEHTDCCAACCARIMKNPCCRTFRRWNRGVRRTCRKAVKSVTFYWLVLILVFLNTALSASEHYNQPDWLTDVQEIANKVLLSLFTVEMLLKMYSLGLRVYFVAFFNRFDCFVVCGGILETVLVEMEIMPPLGISVLRCVRLLRIFKVTRHWTALSNLVASLLNSMKSIASLLLLLFLFLIIFALLGMQLFGGKFNFDETHTKRSTFDSFPQALLTCFQILTGEDWNMVMYDGIMAYGGPVFPGMIVCLYFVILFICGNYILLNVFLAIAVDNLAGGDGDNKKKEQKKEGEEGQGEGENEEAKVDMDEYEEEEEEEEEEEEHDDGDDEGGTQLNVADFAPPKEKVLPIPEGSAFFCLSKTNPIRVGCHALIHHHIFTNLILLFIILSSISLAAEDPIRAHSSRNNFLGYADYAFTSIFTVEILLKMTVHGAFLHKGSFCRNWFNLLDLLVVSVSLVSFFLHSSAISVVKILRVLRVLRPLRAINRAKGLKHVVQCVFVAIRTIGNIMIVTALLQFMFACIGVQLFKGKFYRCTDEAKHTPEQCKGTFVVYKDGDVSHPMVRQRLWLNSDFNFDNVLMGMMALFTVSTFEGWPALLYKAIDANGENRGPVYNYRVEISIFFIVYIIIIAFFMMNIFVGFVIITFREQGESEFKNCELDKNQRKCVEYALKAQPLKLYIPKNPVQYKFWSMINSTGFEYIMFVLILLNTVTLAVQHYEQSKLFSYIMDILNMVFTGLFTVEMIVKLLALRLRHYFVDAWNSFDALIVVGSVVDIVVTEFSSSEDSSRVSITFFRLFRVMRLVKLLSKGEGIRTLLWTFVKSLQALPYVALLIAMIFFIYAVIGMQTFGKIAMQDYTPINRNNNFQTFPQAVLLLFRCATGEAWQEIMLASLPGKRCDPESDYEPGEEYTCGSNFAIVYFISFFMLCAFLIINLFVAVIMDNFDYLTRDWSILGPHHLDEFKRIWSEYDPEAKGHIKHLDVVALLRRIQPPLGFGKLCPHRVACKRLVAMNMPLNTDGTVTFNATLFALVRTALKIKTEGPAEQENEELRIIIKKIWKRMKPKILDEVIPPVSEEEVTVGKFYATFLIQDYFRKFRKRKEKVGLGEPDPKNPSALQAGLRTLQDLGPEIRLAMNADLEEEEEGLEEEQEEADARYKNEKGYAGHAEHSAKDRRTSLASTPTGTSTSAPGEGISNGGPSRRTSLAKTPNGNSVLEQENFTRGENMRSSFHYHNKNGVIEQPPKRASYYQYPRRDSRDRFSSPLSRRMDGEEGYPGEQNFYTREDDEEAIASSDRHGYPDEGPVYPGHREHGYDGHLAYNSHYGNGYGEARRTARRRLLPATPTGRKPSFNIQCLRRQGSNDDLPIPGTYHQNSPPCRARSQPYGSYESRRSSTHSSMGSTASWANPSPRRGRLLYAPLILVEDDGAAGAGGVGIWDKKAGSANVPVGDRPGWYSGPSGGRTAQPYRAYTTLRVPSQLSPHYSEKRGSADSLVEAVLISEGLGLYAKDPKFVAFAKREIADACHMTIDEMESAASDLLSRGSTGSSGGGFLNHTDLGPLYSDEEPVRGRDEDELADEMTCVTSF